A genomic stretch from Chitinophaga agri includes:
- a CDS encoding efflux RND transporter periplasmic adaptor subunit: MKHLILMICIISLSACNGKQEKVRPVLEKITESVYASGYVKSNHQYEVFSSVNGIVKRRLVKEGMTISKDDPIIELSGVTARLQAESAHIVADNAAHAANFRKLEALRIDIEEAKNKLDQDALRMQRQQRLWDQQIGSRTELEQRELTWKTSKNNYENACLQYAELQREIGFREKQALKNLEISRSVANDYTIRSQYDGKLYDLLVEEGEMVNTQQPVAVVGDAASFLLELQVDEYDIARIKTGQKVLISMDSYRGQIFEGVITKVVPFMHERSKTFTVEAQFLRPPAILYPNLTCESNIIVAEKAQTLTIPRACLRDGNTVLTADMKRRAVVTGLMDYQKVEILGGLTFNDVIIKPAP, translated from the coding sequence ATGAAGCATTTAATCCTGATGATATGTATAATTTCCCTCTCTGCGTGCAATGGCAAACAAGAGAAGGTGAGACCCGTACTTGAAAAAATCACGGAGTCTGTATATGCATCCGGTTATGTAAAAAGCAATCATCAATATGAAGTATTTTCCAGTGTGAATGGTATCGTGAAAAGACGCTTGGTAAAAGAAGGAATGACTATCAGTAAAGATGATCCGATCATTGAACTCTCCGGTGTTACAGCACGTTTACAGGCGGAAAGTGCGCATATTGTCGCCGATAACGCTGCGCATGCAGCTAATTTTCGCAAGCTGGAGGCATTACGTATAGATATAGAGGAAGCAAAAAATAAACTGGATCAGGACGCCCTGCGCATGCAGCGTCAGCAACGCCTGTGGGACCAGCAGATAGGGAGCCGGACAGAACTGGAACAGCGTGAGCTTACCTGGAAAACCTCAAAAAATAACTATGAGAATGCATGTCTGCAGTATGCTGAACTGCAGCGTGAGATCGGCTTCAGAGAAAAGCAGGCGCTGAAGAATCTCGAGATATCAAGGTCAGTGGCGAATGATTACACCATCAGAAGCCAGTATGATGGCAAATTATATGATTTGCTTGTTGAAGAAGGGGAGATGGTGAATACGCAGCAGCCAGTTGCCGTCGTTGGTGATGCCGCCTCTTTCCTGCTGGAACTACAGGTCGATGAATATGATATTGCCCGTATAAAAACCGGGCAGAAAGTATTGATCTCTATGGATAGTTACAGAGGGCAGATATTTGAGGGCGTGATCACTAAGGTGGTCCCGTTTATGCACGAAAGATCGAAGACGTTTACAGTGGAAGCACAGTTCCTGCGCCCGCCGGCAATACTATATCCTAATCTTACCTGTGAATCTAATATCATTGTAGCGGAAAAGGCGCAGACGCTCACCATTCCGAGGGCATGCCTGAGGGATGGTAATACTGTGCTGACGGCTGACATGAAAAGAAGAGCTGTCGTTACGGGGCTGATGGATTATCAGAAGGTCGAAATTCTTGGGGGGTTGACTTTCAATGATGTTATAATAAAACCTGCGCCATGA